Sequence from the Candidatus Binatia bacterium genome:
GGAGCCATTCATAGAGACAGACGACGACGGCCTGGGCGAGGTTGAGCGACGAGTATTCGGACGCAGTCGGAATGAAAGCCACGCGATGGCAGCGCGCCAGCTGCTCGTTGGTCAGCCCGTGGTCCTCCGGACCGAAGACGATCGCGACCTGCGCCGCGCCAAGCCCGCGCCGCCGCGCGTCCGCAAAAACCTCGCCGACCGAAACGACAGGAATGCTCCACGGCCTGCTCCGCGACGTCGTCCCGACGACCAGCGCGCACGGCGCGACGGCTTCCGCAATGGAATCGACATGCCGGCGTGAATCGAACACGTCGCCGGCATGCACTGCGGTGCGCCTGGCCTCTTCGGCGTCGTACTGCCCCCCGACGATGAAAAGCTCGCCGGCGCCCATGTTGCTGATTGCGCGGCAGGCCGCGCCGACGTTGGCGCCCCGACTCGGCTCGACGAGCACGACGCGCAGCCCGCTGCGGCGCGCGGTGCTTTGCGCGCCGGCATCGCCGGCGCGGCGGATTGGCCCGCCAGCTTCGCCGCTGCGGCGGGTTGGCCCGCCGGCATCGCCGCGGTCGCTACTGGACAAGGTCGCGAAGGCGTCGCTTGAGATCGGCCAGCGCGTGGCGCGCCGAATCCGCATCCGAGCGCGCCGCCGCCAGCGCGCCCTCGAGCTCGGCGGAGTGCGCTTCGAGAGCGGTGATGTGCGCCTCGAGCTCGGCGTAGCGGGCGCTCTGGCGCTCGGCATCGGCCAGGCGGCCGCGGAGCTGTTCGAACAGATCCTCGGCGCTTCCGGACGCTGCGTTGGAAGTGACGGGTGCCGCTGCTGCCACCGGGGCAGCTGCCGGAGCCGAAGGTCGAGGAGAAATCGAAGGCCACGGATTCGGAGACGGCTCGGGCGCCGCGGCCGA
This genomic interval carries:
- a CDS encoding RNA methyltransferase, with protein sequence MSSSDRGDAGGPTRRSGEAGGPIRRAGDAGAQSTARRSGLRVVLVEPSRGANVGAACRAISNMGAGELFIVGGQYDAEEARRTAVHAGDVFDSRRHVDSIAEAVAPCALVVGTTSRSRPWSIPVVSVGEVFADARRRGLGAAQVAIVFGPEDHGLTNEQLARCHRVAFIPTASEYSSLNLAQAVVVCLYEWL